TTTGCAGGCACCATTGATCAAAGCCAATGTAGGCACCCCAAGGTTTGAAAGCTTGGACAAAATGCCTTTGGCATTCATAGTCAGATCATAAGACGCTTTGGCAGACATAGACTGCAACTGACCGATTTCGTTGACATCGGCTCCAGCTATGTAGCTACGCGATTTGGCGCTGGCAATTACTACACCGCGACAGTCTTTGTCTGCGGCTAATCTATCGACAATCACATCCAGCTCACCAAGAGCGGCCTGGCTGAGCAAATTGACCTTGCCCGGGCTGTTAAACCAAATTATCGCCACACCACTTTCGTGATTTTCGACGGTAAAATTGACAGCACTGTTATTTTCATTTGTGTTTGACATTTGTATTCTCCAGTAAAATTTGATCAAGCTAATTCAAGCAAACCAGCCGCACCCATACCGCCACCCACACAAAGGGTAAAGACGGCATAGCGACCCTGTCTGTCGGCCAGCTCATAAGCAGCACTCGCAGCAATACGAGCGCCAGTCATACCCAGAGGATGACTGAGCGAGATGCCACCACCATTACAATTGACCTTGCTTTGATCCAGACCAAGTACCTTGATGCAAGCAAGAGCCTGATAGCTAAAGGCTTCATTTAATTCCCAGTAGGCGATATCAGCAACAGTCAAACCATTTGCAATAAGCAAATCGTTGACAGCATTGACCGGACCAAGTCCCATCGAATGAGCATGGCGACCACTGAAGCGCATGTCCACAAGGCGAGCCAGCGGTTTAACGCCAAGCTTAGCGGCCATCGCTCTGGTGCACATAACCACAGCACAAGCACCATCACCCATGCCGGAAGCATTACCTGCGGTAATAAGACCAGTACCTGCCAGTGTAGGCAACTTAGCCAGGCTAGCTAGATTGGTCTTACGCGGATGCTCATCTGTGTCAATAACACCGACTCCGGGTATGACCATGGCATCGATTTCACGAGCGAAGCGGCCGCTGGCAATTGCTCTAAGTGCTCGTTCTTGCGACTGAGCACTGTATTTGTCAGCATCTTCGCGGCTGATATCGAGCATGTTTGCCACAATCTGAGCTGTCTTGAGCATAAACAACTTGCCTGGATCACTGGCAATTGTGCGCGGTCCAAGACCGGTCTCGGCAATGCCAAAATATGGCAGCGGACCATAAGACTTAAACAGCTTGCGCAATGCCTTTGGCGAGCTTGTAGTAAGCCATTTGTTAAAGCCGC
The sequence above is a segment of the Candidatus Obscuribacter sp. genome. Coding sequences within it:
- a CDS encoding thiolase family protein; this translates as MNTQNTENGNEVVLVATSRTAIGKTGGMLHTVDAAEMAAHVLKCAVAKAKIKHLSQIDKVVCGQAVQSYFAPNIARVATQMAGLPESIDCFTVQQQCASGMNALYQIYSEIVAGRIELGVAIGVESMSLTPLIVDGHERYRGFNKWLTTSSPKALRKLFKSYGPLPYFGIAETGLGPRTIASDPGKLFMLKTAQIVANMLDISREDADKYSAQSQERALRAIASGRFAREIDAMVIPGVGVIDTDEHPRKTNLASLAKLPTLAGTGLITAGNASGMGDGACAVVMCTRAMAAKLGVKPLARLVDMRFSGRHAHSMGLGPVNAVNDLLIANGLTVADIAYWELNEAFSYQALACIKVLGLDQSKVNCNGGGISLSHPLGMTGARIAASAAYELADRQGRYAVFTLCVGGGMGAAGLLELA